The following are encoded in a window of Kaistia algarum genomic DNA:
- a CDS encoding RNA-binding protein, translating into MASRNEPLIRSCVVSRLAMPTDRMIRFVLDPEGRVVPDLRRRLPGRGVWVTARWEILAAAERKKVFSRGFRVEAKVEPGLADRVDSLLEDAALQSLSFARKAGEILTGFAKVEAAIARDAVIAIVQAKEAGDDGREKIEAALRRRFGKANSVPIVRIFASGQLDLALGRSNVIHAALLAGRASENAMERVATLARFRGEDGLVGIGDGSETEPPEMPEKNAPGAAQDPQD; encoded by the coding sequence TTGGCGAGCCGCAACGAGCCCTTGATCCGAAGCTGCGTCGTCTCGCGCCTCGCGATGCCGACGGACCGGATGATACGTTTCGTGCTCGATCCGGAGGGCCGGGTGGTTCCCGATCTTCGCCGCCGGCTTCCTGGAAGGGGAGTCTGGGTGACGGCGCGGTGGGAGATCCTGGCCGCGGCGGAGCGCAAGAAGGTTTTCTCGCGCGGGTTTCGCGTCGAGGCGAAGGTCGAGCCCGGCCTTGCCGATCGCGTCGACAGCCTGCTGGAGGATGCAGCGTTGCAGTCGCTGTCCTTCGCGCGAAAGGCCGGTGAGATCCTCACCGGCTTTGCGAAGGTCGAGGCGGCGATTGCCAGGGATGCCGTGATCGCCATCGTTCAGGCCAAGGAAGCCGGCGATGACGGGCGCGAAAAGATCGAGGCGGCGCTTCGGCGGCGCTTTGGAAAGGCCAATTCCGTTCCGATTGTCCGAATCTTTGCTTCCGGACAATTGGATTTGGCATTAGGCCGGTCAAATGTGATACATGCTGCTCTGCTCGCGGGCCGGGCGAGCGAAAATGCTATGGAGCGTGTCGCAACGCTCGCCCGTTTTCGAGGCGAAGACGGGCTTGTCGGCATTGGCGACGGCTCCGAGACAGAACCGCCGGAAATGCCCGAGAAGAACGCGCCGGGAGCGGCGCAGGACCCGCAGGACTAA
- the nusA gene encoding transcription termination factor NusA encodes MAVSANRLELLQIADAVAREKVIDRQIVIAAMEDAIQKAARSRYGSETDVRAEINPKTGEIRLQRLLQVVETVDNPAVEVSLEVATDQNPAARIGDYIAEPLPPMDFGRIAAQSAKQVIVQKVREAERDRQFDEYKDRIGEIVNGSVKRVEYGNVIVDLGRGEGIVRRDELVPREVFRYGDRIRSYVYDVRREQRGPQIFLSRTHPQFMAKLFAQEVPEIYDGIIEVKAVARDPGSRAKMAVISRDSSIDPVGACVGMRGSRVQAVVNELQGEKIDIIPWSGDPATFIVNALQPAEVAKVVLDEDAERIEVVVPDDQLSLAIGRRGQNVRLASQLTGWDIDILTEQEESERRQKEFQERSTLFNTALDADEVVGQLLASEGFASLEEIAFVAPEELASIEGFDEETAGELQQRARDYLERLEAEHDEERRKLGVEDDLLELPAMTSSMLVALGKDGIKTMDDFAGSVPDDLVGWAERNDGETKRHSGLLDKFGLTRADAEAMIMAARVKAGWITEEEAAAEVQETEEESGS; translated from the coding sequence ATGGCAGTCAGCGCCAACCGGCTGGAACTCTTGCAGATCGCCGACGCGGTCGCCCGCGAGAAGGTGATCGATCGCCAGATCGTCATCGCCGCCATGGAAGATGCGATCCAGAAGGCAGCCCGCTCGCGCTACGGTTCCGAGACAGACGTGCGCGCCGAGATCAATCCGAAGACCGGCGAGATCCGGCTCCAGCGCCTGCTTCAGGTCGTGGAGACGGTCGATAATCCGGCGGTCGAGGTGTCCCTTGAAGTAGCGACCGACCAGAACCCCGCCGCCCGCATCGGCGACTACATCGCCGAGCCGCTTCCCCCGATGGATTTCGGCCGCATCGCGGCGCAGTCGGCCAAGCAGGTCATCGTCCAGAAGGTTCGTGAGGCCGAGCGCGATCGCCAGTTCGACGAATACAAGGATCGGATCGGCGAGATCGTCAACGGCTCGGTCAAGCGCGTCGAATATGGCAATGTCATTGTCGATCTCGGCCGCGGCGAGGGCATCGTGCGCCGTGACGAGCTGGTTCCGCGCGAAGTCTTCCGCTATGGCGACCGCATTCGCTCCTACGTCTACGACGTGCGGCGCGAGCAGCGCGGCCCGCAGATCTTCCTCTCCCGCACGCACCCGCAATTCATGGCGAAACTCTTCGCCCAGGAAGTGCCGGAGATCTATGACGGCATCATCGAGGTGAAGGCGGTTGCCCGCGATCCGGGTTCGCGCGCCAAGATGGCCGTGATCTCGCGCGACAGCTCGATCGATCCGGTTGGCGCCTGCGTCGGAATGCGTGGCAGCCGCGTCCAGGCGGTGGTGAACGAGCTTCAGGGCGAGAAGATCGACATCATTCCCTGGTCCGGCGACCCGGCCACCTTCATCGTCAATGCCTTGCAGCCGGCCGAAGTCGCCAAGGTCGTGCTGGACGAAGACGCCGAGCGTATTGAAGTTGTCGTCCCCGATGACCAATTGTCGCTTGCGATCGGACGGCGTGGCCAGAACGTGCGCCTCGCTTCGCAGCTTACCGGCTGGGACATCGACATTCTGACGGAGCAGGAAGAGTCCGAGCGCCGGCAGAAGGAATTCCAGGAGCGGTCCACCCTCTTCAACACGGCGCTCGACGCCGACGAGGTCGTGGGCCAGCTGCTGGCATCGGAAGGCTTCGCCTCGCTGGAGGAGATCGCCTTCGTCGCACCGGAAGAACTCGCTTCGATCGAAGGCTTCGACGAAGAGACGGCCGGCGAGCTTCAGCAGCGCGCCCGCGACTATCTGGAGCGTCTCGAAGCCGAGCACGACGAGGAGCGTCGCAAGCTGGGCGTTGAGGACGATCTGCTCGAACTGCCCGCCATGACCTCCTCGATGCTGGTCGCGCTTGGCAAGGACGGCATCAAGACGATGGATGATTTCGCCGGAAGTGTTCCGGACGATCTGGTCGGATGGGCGGAACGAAACGATGGCGAGACGAAGCGTCATTCGGGCCTGCTCGACAAGTTCGGGCTGACCCGAGCCGACGCCGAGGCGATGATCATGGCCGCACGCGTGAAGGCGGGATGGATCACCGAGGAAGAGGCGGCCGCCGAGGTTCAGGAGACGGAGGAAGAGAGCGGGTCTTGA
- the rimP gene encoding ribosome maturation factor RimP, whose product MRRLADSSSEIEVRIVVETGLDARIAAIVEPVVEGLGYRLVRVKTSRRNGLTLQIMAERPDGTMTVTDCEAISRDLSPALDVDDPIAEAYHLEVSSPGIDRPLVRRSDFERWSGHVAKIELAIPIEGRRRFRGTLLGLEGDEIGVKIDDAQPDAPDRFRLPLSAIGEAKLVLTDALIEDTLVQTKAARSVAGLDDEDLTDESSDA is encoded by the coding sequence ATGCGGCGCTTGGCCGACAGCAGTTCCGAGATCGAGGTTCGCATCGTCGTCGAGACGGGACTCGATGCCCGCATCGCTGCGATCGTCGAGCCGGTCGTCGAAGGACTCGGCTATCGCCTGGTCCGCGTGAAGACCTCGCGCCGTAACGGCCTCACCCTCCAGATCATGGCGGAGCGGCCTGACGGGACGATGACGGTAACCGATTGCGAGGCGATCAGCCGCGATCTGTCGCCGGCGCTCGACGTCGATGATCCGATCGCCGAGGCCTACCATCTTGAAGTATCGTCGCCCGGCATCGACCGTCCGCTGGTAAGGCGTTCCGATTTCGAGCGCTGGTCCGGTCATGTCGCCAAGATAGAACTGGCCATTCCGATCGAGGGTCGTCGCCGGTTCCGCGGCACCTTGCTCGGTCTGGAGGGCGATGAGATCGGCGTGAAGATCGACGACGCCCAGCCGGACGCACCGGATCGTTTTCGCCTGCCGCTTTCGGCGATCGGCGAAGCGAAGCTCGTCCTGACGGACGCGCTGATTGAGGACACCCTTGTCCAGACCAAGGCGGCGAGAAGCGTCGCCGGGCTGGATGACGAGGACTTAACCGACGAGTCGTCCGACGCCTGA
- the trmB gene encoding tRNA (guanosine(46)-N7)-methyltransferase TrmB: protein MSDTEIGQRRDSFFGRRKGHTLRAGRADTLERVLGRLELDLSQPPPERLEKLFEVPVGSVVLEIGFGGGEHLLHRAVEAPAIGRIGVEPFLNGMAKAATAIEERGVRNLRLFSRDAAELLDWLPSESLAAIDLLYPDPWPKFKHWKRRFVSAKNVERFARVLKPGGLFRFASDIDSYVEWTLLHLRDAPAFEWLAQDADDWRTPFPGWPGTRYEAKAIREGRRGTYLTFKRR, encoded by the coding sequence GTGAGCGACACGGAAATCGGTCAGCGCCGCGATTCCTTCTTCGGGCGCCGCAAGGGTCATACGCTTCGTGCCGGCCGTGCCGACACGCTGGAACGCGTGCTCGGCCGCCTGGAACTCGATCTATCGCAGCCCCCGCCCGAGCGGCTCGAAAAACTGTTCGAGGTCCCCGTCGGTTCAGTGGTACTTGAGATTGGCTTCGGTGGCGGCGAGCATCTCCTCCACCGTGCGGTCGAAGCACCCGCGATCGGCCGCATCGGCGTCGAGCCGTTCCTGAACGGGATGGCCAAGGCGGCCACCGCGATCGAGGAACGCGGCGTCCGCAATCTGCGTCTCTTCAGCCGGGACGCCGCGGAACTGCTGGATTGGCTGCCGTCCGAGAGCCTCGCCGCAATCGATCTGCTCTATCCAGATCCATGGCCGAAGTTCAAGCACTGGAAGCGGCGCTTCGTTTCGGCAAAGAATGTCGAGCGCTTTGCTCGGGTCCTGAAGCCCGGGGGACTGTTCCGCTTCGCTTCCGACATCGACAGCTATGTCGAATGGACGCTGCTGCATCTGCGCGACGCCCCCGCCTTCGAGTGGCTGGCCCAGGATGCGGACGATTGGCGCACGCCTTTCCCGGGCTGGCCCGGCACGCGCTATGAGGCAAAAGCGATCCGCGAGGGTCGGCGCGGAACCTATCTGACCTTCAAGAGGCGCTGA
- the metK gene encoding methionine adenosyltransferase: MSRTSYLFTSESVSEGHPDKVCDRISDEVVDAFFRIGPEQGWDPSHLRVACETLATTNRVVIAGETRGPSAITRDFVAHTARLAIRDIGYEQAGFHWETAAIDVHLHAQSVDIAVGVDSAGNKDEGAGDQGIMFGYACSETPELMPAPIFYAHRILKRLSEARRTGETRALGPDAKSQVTVRYEDGKPVEVTQIVLSTQHLDEHLTSHDVRAIVEPYIREALPEGWISPSTIWHVNPTGKFVIGGPDGDAGLTGRKIIVDTYGGAAPHGGGAFSGKDPTKVDRSAAYAARYLAKNVVASGVAGRCTIQLSYAIGVSQPLSIYVDLHGTGQVEEAQLERALAEVMDLSPRGIREHLDLNRPIYARTSAYGHFGRPPEADGGFSWERTDLAERLRKAL, translated from the coding sequence GTGTCCAGGACGTCCTATCTGTTCACGAGTGAATCCGTTTCCGAAGGCCACCCCGACAAGGTCTGTGACAGAATATCCGATGAAGTGGTCGATGCCTTTTTCCGGATCGGACCGGAACAGGGCTGGGATCCTTCGCATCTGCGCGTCGCCTGCGAGACGCTTGCGACCACCAATCGCGTCGTGATCGCGGGCGAAACGCGCGGCCCCTCGGCGATCACACGCGACTTCGTCGCGCACACGGCACGGCTCGCGATCCGGGACATCGGCTACGAGCAGGCCGGCTTCCATTGGGAGACGGCCGCTATCGACGTGCATCTGCACGCGCAGTCGGTCGATATCGCGGTCGGCGTCGATTCCGCCGGCAACAAGGATGAAGGCGCCGGCGATCAGGGCATCATGTTCGGCTATGCCTGCTCCGAGACGCCGGAGCTCATGCCGGCTCCGATCTTCTATGCTCATCGCATCCTGAAGCGTCTGTCGGAAGCCAGGCGCACCGGCGAGACGCGGGCGCTCGGCCCGGACGCCAAGAGCCAGGTCACGGTTCGCTATGAGGATGGCAAGCCGGTCGAGGTGACGCAGATCGTGCTCTCGACCCAGCATCTGGACGAGCACCTGACCTCGCATGACGTCCGCGCGATCGTCGAACCCTATATCCGCGAAGCGCTTCCCGAAGGTTGGATCTCGCCGTCGACGATCTGGCACGTCAATCCCACCGGCAAGTTCGTGATCGGCGGCCCGGATGGCGACGCCGGCCTCACTGGCCGCAAGATCATCGTCGACACCTATGGTGGCGCGGCTCCCCATGGCGGCGGCGCGTTTTCGGGTAAGGATCCGACCAAGGTCGACCGGTCCGCTGCCTATGCGGCGCGCTATCTCGCCAAGAATGTCGTGGCCTCCGGCGTCGCCGGCCGCTGCACGATCCAGCTCTCCTATGCGATCGGCGTGTCGCAGCCCCTGTCGATCTATGTCGATCTGCATGGCACGGGGCAGGTCGAGGAAGCGCAGCTGGAAAGGGCGCTGGCAGAGGTCATGGACCTGTCGCCGCGCGGCATCCGCGAGCATCTCGATCTCAATCGGCCGATCTATGCCCGCACCTCGGCCTATGGCCATTTCGGCCGCCCGCCGGAGGCCGATGGCGGCTTCTCGTGGGAGCGGACGGATCTCGCAGAACGGCTTCGCAAGGCGCTGTGA
- a CDS encoding helix-turn-helix domain-containing protein: MMVNKKQPNPIDIHVGSRVRLRRMMQSMSQERLGESLGITFQQIQKYEKGTNRIGASRLQHIASVLEVPVSFFFEDAPGASTEAGFAESRPAAFVTDFLASAEGLQLNKAFVRIKDAKVRRRIVELVRSIAGEEATD; the protein is encoded by the coding sequence TTGATGGTCAATAAGAAGCAGCCCAACCCGATCGACATCCATGTTGGAAGCCGCGTGCGTCTTCGACGCATGATGCAGAGCATGAGCCAGGAACGGTTGGGCGAGAGCCTCGGCATCACCTTTCAGCAGATCCAGAAATATGAGAAGGGCACCAACCGCATCGGCGCGAGCCGGCTCCAGCACATTGCTTCCGTTCTGGAGGTTCCGGTTTCCTTCTTCTTCGAGGATGCTCCGGGGGCTTCGACGGAAGCTGGGTTTGCCGAGTCCCGTCCTGCGGCCTTCGTGACCGATTTTCTCGCCAGCGCCGAAGGGCTGCAGCTCAACAAGGCCTTTGTACGCATCAAGGATGCCAAGGTGCGCCGGCGCATCGTCGAACTCGTGCGTTCGATTGCGGGCGAGGAAGCGACCGACTGA
- the lnt gene encoding apolipoprotein N-acyltransferase has translation MPNGSAIRRAALEFGHFVLLSWGWRRLALAIGAGAFSSLGLAPLGWFPVLWVTVPVFVWLLDGCIAEPRAGVRASLGPAFAVGWGFGFGYFLGGLWWIGAAFLADAGAFLWLMPIAVVALPAGLALFWGVATAVARRFFWSEGWPRIVVLAIALSLTEWLRGHVLTGFPWNALGYVLTPTPLFMQIASLIGIWGVTLLAVLVFAAPALVIGPSSRVRRGDPAAFAFILLLLLADIAFGAYRLALADGAVVDSVRLRLVQPAIAQDEKWSPEHESDVMARYLSLSATGMTESGPAPFTVLIWPETAFPFYLTDRPNALAAIGALLPPGTTLLTGAARAEPDIDGIDGARVFNSLYVIGDDGTIRDAFDKVHLVPFGEYLPFEGWLRQLGFRQMVALPGGFDPGRRLRTLPLEHAPSFGPLICYEIIFPGAVTDPANRPSWFVNVTNDGWFGDTPGPRQHLQQAVVRAVEEGLPVARAANSGISAIIDPYGRILARREVGEAGIVDGPLPKPLSQTIYSRFGDAVYLALCLLSAAVAATGSFTRTKRRN, from the coding sequence ATGCCGAACGGGTCCGCCATCCGGCGCGCCGCGCTCGAATTCGGCCATTTCGTCCTGTTGAGCTGGGGCTGGCGTCGGCTGGCGTTGGCGATCGGAGCCGGCGCGTTTTCGTCGCTCGGACTTGCGCCGCTCGGCTGGTTTCCCGTCCTGTGGGTGACGGTTCCGGTATTCGTCTGGCTTCTCGACGGCTGCATCGCCGAGCCACGGGCGGGGGTTCGGGCAAGCCTCGGCCCAGCCTTCGCGGTCGGCTGGGGCTTTGGTTTCGGCTATTTCCTCGGCGGCCTCTGGTGGATCGGCGCGGCCTTCCTCGCCGATGCGGGGGCGTTTCTCTGGCTCATGCCCATCGCCGTCGTCGCGTTGCCCGCGGGTCTGGCGCTGTTCTGGGGCGTCGCGACTGCGGTCGCTCGGCGCTTCTTCTGGTCGGAGGGCTGGCCCCGGATCGTCGTTCTGGCCATTGCGCTCAGCCTCACGGAATGGCTTCGGGGACATGTGCTCACTGGGTTCCCCTGGAACGCGCTCGGCTATGTCCTGACGCCGACACCGCTCTTCATGCAGATCGCTTCCCTTATCGGCATCTGGGGTGTGACGCTGCTGGCGGTGCTGGTCTTCGCGGCGCCGGCTCTGGTGATCGGCCCCTCGTCCCGCGTCCGCCGCGGTGACCCTGCCGCCTTCGCATTCATTCTTCTGCTGCTCCTGGCGGATATTGCCTTCGGCGCCTATCGCCTCGCGCTGGCTGACGGGGCCGTCGTCGATAGCGTCCGCCTCCGATTGGTCCAGCCCGCCATCGCGCAGGACGAAAAGTGGTCGCCGGAGCATGAAAGCGATGTGATGGCGCGCTATCTGAGCCTCTCCGCCACCGGCATGACCGAGAGCGGCCCGGCCCCGTTCACGGTGCTCATCTGGCCGGAGACCGCTTTCCCCTTCTACCTGACCGACCGGCCCAATGCGCTCGCCGCGATAGGCGCTTTGTTGCCTCCAGGCACCACATTGCTGACAGGTGCCGCGCGGGCAGAACCCGATATTGACGGCATCGACGGCGCCCGGGTCTTCAACAGCCTCTATGTCATCGGTGATGACGGAACGATCCGCGATGCCTTCGACAAGGTCCATCTTGTTCCGTTTGGAGAATATCTTCCCTTCGAGGGCTGGTTACGGCAGCTCGGCTTCCGCCAGATGGTGGCATTGCCGGGCGGCTTCGATCCGGGTCGTCGCCTGCGCACCTTGCCACTGGAGCATGCACCCTCCTTCGGCCCGCTCATCTGCTATGAGATTATCTTTCCCGGGGCCGTCACCGATCCTGCCAATCGGCCGTCCTGGTTCGTGAACGTCACCAATGACGGCTGGTTCGGCGATACGCCCGGACCGCGCCAGCACCTGCAGCAGGCGGTCGTGCGGGCGGTTGAAGAGGGCCTTCCGGTCGCGCGTGCCGCCAATTCCGGCATCTCGGCGATCATCGACCCCTATGGTCGGATCCTGGCCCGGCGCGAAGTCGGGGAGGCGGGGATCGTAGACGGGCCGCTGCCGAAGCCGCTGAGCCAGACGATCTATTCACGGTTTGGTGATGCAGTCTATCTTGCGTTATGCCTATTGTCCGCAGCCGTTGCGGCTACTGGAAGTTTCACTAGAACTAAACGTCGCAATTGA
- a CDS encoding hemolysin family protein — translation MTDTDTPGPGAEANSEPQSSQAFAPEREVEKSSESWFDRLRQAVGLKPSISLRDNIEDALQAEGAEAAFSEEERRMLRNILHLREVRVDDVMVPRADILALDVDMTVGEALKGFKESGHSRMPVYRESLDDVIGMIHIKDLMDRILSKALTESGLELARVDLQVKLADADIVRRVLFVPPSMQAATMLSTMQANRVQMALVIDEYGGTDGLVSLEDVVEIVFGEIEDEHDEEEAPQIVREADGSYLADARADLDEFEATVGTRLDLGSEHDDVDTVGGLVFTLLGRIPLAGERVEIPGGLEFEILDSDPRRVKRLRIRRSDAAAA, via the coding sequence ATGACCGACACCGACACGCCCGGCCCGGGCGCCGAAGCGAATTCCGAACCGCAGAGTAGCCAGGCCTTCGCGCCCGAGCGGGAGGTGGAAAAGAGCAGCGAAAGCTGGTTCGATCGCCTCCGACAGGCCGTGGGCTTGAAGCCGTCCATATCCCTGCGCGACAATATCGAGGATGCGCTTCAGGCGGAGGGGGCGGAGGCCGCCTTCTCAGAAGAAGAGCGGCGCATGCTCCGCAACATCCTGCATCTGCGCGAGGTCCGCGTCGACGACGTGATGGTGCCGCGCGCCGATATCCTTGCCCTGGACGTCGACATGACCGTCGGCGAGGCGCTGAAGGGCTTCAAGGAGTCCGGTCATTCGCGCATGCCGGTCTACCGTGAATCGCTCGACGATGTGATCGGGATGATCCACATCAAGGATCTGATGGACCGCATCCTCTCCAAGGCACTGACGGAGTCCGGCCTCGAACTCGCCCGCGTCGATCTTCAGGTCAAGCTCGCCGACGCCGACATCGTTCGCCGCGTCCTCTTTGTCCCGCCCTCGATGCAGGCTGCCACCATGCTCTCGACGATGCAGGCGAACCGAGTCCAGATGGCACTCGTCATCGACGAATATGGTGGTACGGACGGCCTCGTTTCGCTGGAGGATGTGGTGGAGATCGTCTTCGGCGAGATCGAGGACGAGCATGACGAGGAAGAGGCGCCGCAGATCGTCCGCGAGGCGGATGGCAGCTACCTCGCCGACGCGCGAGCCGATCTCGACGAGTTCGAGGCGACGGTCGGAACCCGTCTCGATCTCGGCTCCGAGCATGATGATGTCGACACCGTCGGCGGCCTTGTCTTCACCCTGCTTGGCCGCATTCCGCTGGCTGGCGAACGCGTCGAGATTCCCGGCGGCCTCGAATTCGAGATCCTGGATTCCGACCCTCGCCGCGTAAAGCGCCTCCGCATTCGCCGCAGCGACGCGGCCGCCGCTTGA
- the ybeY gene encoding rRNA maturation RNase YbeY has protein sequence MTSELPIAVDLLVESGNWPGDPDLARLVADVVEASIAVGGLRFVEGSELSVVFTDDAHVRALNAQYREKDRTTNVLSFPGTPPGRKRFGPLLGDIVIAQETVSAEAEAEGLSFDHHLTHLVVHGLLHLFGHDHLEDAEAERMEALEAKILGRLGIADPYAGSDPDGGDPHH, from the coding sequence ATGACGTCCGAGTTGCCGATCGCGGTCGATCTCCTGGTCGAATCCGGGAACTGGCCGGGCGATCCGGACCTGGCCCGACTCGTGGCCGATGTCGTTGAGGCCAGTATTGCCGTGGGCGGCCTGCGCTTCGTCGAAGGCTCCGAGCTCTCCGTTGTGTTCACCGACGACGCGCATGTCCGCGCGCTGAATGCGCAGTACCGCGAGAAGGACCGGACGACCAACGTCCTGTCGTTTCCGGGCACGCCCCCGGGCCGCAAACGGTTCGGGCCGCTGCTCGGCGATATCGTGATCGCGCAGGAGACCGTGTCGGCCGAAGCGGAAGCCGAAGGGCTTTCCTTCGACCACCATCTCACTCACTTGGTCGTGCACGGCTTGCTTCACCTGTTCGGGCATGATCATCTGGAAGATGCCGAGGCGGAGCGTATGGAAGCTCTGGAAGCGAAGATACTCGGCAGATTGGGTATCGCCGACCCCTATGCCGGTTCCGACCCGGACGGCGGCGACCCACACCACTAG
- a CDS encoding PhoH family protein gives MSHASDIAHVVIGFDDNRLASELFGQFDQNLAILEQKLGIEAVARGNQLTIRGRPEACAQARLALDLLYIRLQQGHEIGPADVEGAVRMAETADEQLSLPSFEPKGRLAMAQISTRRRTIMARNPAQDAYIRAMDRSEMVFGIGPAGTGKTYLAVAYAAALIERGDVSRLILSRPAVEAGERLGFLPGDMKEKVDPYLRPLYDALYDMMPPDKVERGLTSGMIEVAPLAFMRGRTLANAVVILDEAQNTTSMQMKMFLTRLGEGSRMIITGDPTQVDLPNGQVSGLAEAADLLRDVPGIVQIRFTDVDVVRHPLVGRIVRAYDAASRVTPPHRSAGSHGGGGFGSAG, from the coding sequence ATGTCGCATGCCTCCGATATCGCCCATGTGGTGATCGGTTTCGACGACAATCGCCTCGCCAGCGAACTGTTCGGCCAGTTCGACCAGAACCTCGCCATTCTCGAGCAGAAGCTCGGCATCGAGGCGGTGGCGCGTGGCAATCAGCTGACCATCCGGGGACGTCCGGAGGCCTGCGCGCAAGCCCGCCTTGCGCTTGACCTGCTCTACATCCGCCTGCAGCAGGGGCACGAGATTGGCCCGGCCGATGTCGAGGGCGCCGTCCGGATGGCCGAGACCGCCGACGAGCAGCTCAGCCTGCCGAGCTTCGAGCCGAAGGGCCGCCTCGCCATGGCTCAGATCTCGACGCGCCGGCGCACGATCATGGCCCGCAATCCGGCGCAGGACGCCTATATCCGGGCGATGGACCGCTCCGAGATGGTGTTCGGCATCGGGCCGGCCGGAACGGGCAAGACCTATCTGGCCGTGGCCTATGCGGCGGCGCTGATCGAGCGCGGCGACGTCTCACGCCTCATCCTGTCGCGTCCGGCTGTGGAGGCGGGCGAGCGGCTCGGCTTCTTGCCCGGCGACATGAAGGAGAAGGTCGATCCCTATTTGCGTCCGCTCTATGACGCGCTCTACGACATGATGCCGCCCGACAAGGTCGAGCGCGGCCTGACGTCGGGCATGATTGAGGTGGCGCCGCTTGCCTTCATGCGCGGCCGTACGCTCGCTAATGCCGTGGTGATCCTCGACGAGGCCCAGAACACGACCTCGATGCAGATGAAGATGTTCCTGACGCGTCTGGGCGAAGGCTCGCGCATGATCATCACCGGCGATCCGACCCAGGTCGACCTGCCGAACGGCCAGGTTTCGGGCTTGGCCGAGGCGGCGGATCTGCTGCGTGACGTGCCCGGCATCGTGCAGATCCGCTTCACGGATGTCGACGTCGTCCGCCATCCGCTCGTCGGCCGCATCGTCCGCGCCTATGACGCCGCGTCGCGGGTCACGCCACCGCACCGCTCGGCCGGCTCGCATGGCGGCGGTGGTTTCGGGAGCGCCGGATGA